One genomic window of ANME-2 cluster archaeon includes the following:
- a CDS encoding amino acid racemase, producing MKKIGIIGGLGPESTIDYYKGIINVFRQREVGLATPEIIIYSADVSRLLELVEAKDWNNLVDWLAKRVIALHSAGAEFAVIGSNTPHIVFDEVKSRSPIPMLSIVDETCKRALSMKLRKLGLIRTKFKIESDFFQKAFHNVGISIIVPMKDEQQYIHNKLISEIEFGIIENSTRQELLSIAKRMIDEDSIDGLILGCTELPMILDKDEYGIPFLNTTAIHIDSIVDYCIGN from the coding sequence ATGAAAAAAATTGGAATTATTGGTGGACTGGGGCCGGAATCAACCATTGATTACTATAAAGGAATTATCAATGTTTTCCGGCAGCGAGAAGTTGGTTTGGCAACCCCTGAAATAATAATATACAGCGCAGATGTTAGCAGACTTTTGGAATTGGTTGAAGCTAAGGACTGGAATAATCTTGTGGATTGGCTGGCAAAAAGAGTAATCGCGCTTCACAGTGCAGGTGCAGAGTTTGCTGTAATTGGGTCGAACACACCACACATAGTTTTTGATGAAGTCAAATCGAGGTCTCCTATACCTATGCTTAGTATAGTTGATGAAACATGTAAACGAGCATTAAGCATGAAGCTAAGAAAACTTGGTCTGATTAGGACAAAATTTAAGATAGAATCAGACTTTTTTCAGAAGGCATTTCACAATGTTGGTATATCTATAATAGTCCCTATGAAAGATGAGCAGCAGTACATTCACAATAAATTAATATCAGAAATTGAGTTTGGTATTATCGAAAATTCAACTCGACAAGAACTCTTATCGATTGCAAAACGAATGATAGACGAAGATTCTATTGATGGCTTGATCCTTGGTTGTACAGAACTTCCTATGATTCTCGATAAAGACGAATATGGTATTCCTTTCTTAAATACAACAGCTATTCATATCGATAGCATTGTGGATTATTGCATTGGAAATTAA